The sequence gttttgaagctgtgtataatacgggtaagaatacgactagaattcttgatgaaagaaaagaatggaaaagtaactgtaaccattttcgttaagtatgagtgttttgatatatgtcttgaagtcttccaaaagtattttaatacatctaaatacactacatgtatatacattttaactgagtcgttaagtcatcgttagtcgttacatgtaagtgttgttttgaaacctttaagttaacgatctcaattaatgttgttaacccattgtttattatatctaatgagatgttaaattattatattatcatgatattatgatatattaatatatcttaatatgatatatatatatatacatttaaatgtcgttacaacgataatcgttacatatatgtctcgtttcgaaatccttaagttagtagtcttgtttatatgtatataactcattgttaatatacttatggagatacttacttatcataatctcatgttaaccatatgtatattcatatatatatcgtcatgtcgtttttacaagttttaacgttcgtgaatcgccggtcaacttgggtggtcaattgtctatatgaaacatatttcaattaatcaagtcttaacaagtttgattgcttaatatgttggaaatatttaatcatgtaaatatcaatctcaattaatatatataaacatggaaaagttcgggtcactacatctagttctcgagtatatatacatatattactggtaaaaggtatatgatatacatgtttttggaaagctggcgaaaaatcaataacttttcatttagatatcgaataattttgatgaacggattaaaagatatgatcaactgaattatgattgacgttaattgaaattgcttttgaatctacaattaagatttaaacaacttgtttacgagattgataaattggatttttgaatattaccaaccgagtaaatgaatccttatataaggtacgtctcattttgttaaacaactgtcaaaattgactttttgaaacgactttggataacttttgtatgtcgatatcgagcattaggattgtgatacactatgacctgacctagcttaatagacatttattgaccaacatatgttctctaggttgagatctacggttatttggtaatccgagtttcagtcacattttggtgaacgactttatatgctactaaggtgagtttcatttgctccctttttaattgcttttgtgtaacatcccaggtaaacattccccgtagcatgatattgtccgctttgcccgtaggcgcacgaatttttcttgacaaccacacacgacgagcactttcccaggaggtcatccatcctggtagtgctctcgcctgagcacgcttaactgcagagttctcatgagatctgctgcgcttgtggtcccaaaacgcgtcatgctaggaaaggtctccacacccttataaggcatgcttcgttcccctctccaaccgatgtgggacggatgtaacacggatgttacaatcctcccccctaatgggacacagcgtcctcgctgtgcacgtttggtccggggcctggctctgataccatctgtaacatcccaggtaaacattccccgtagcatgatattgtccgctttgcccgtaggcgcacgaatttttcttggcaaccacacacgacgagcactttcccaggaggtcacccatcctggtagtgctctcgcctgagcatgcttaactgcagagttctcatgagatctgctgcgcttgtggtcccaaaactgcagagttctcatgagatcacCGGTGATTGTCCCACATCGGTTGGGTGTGGAGATCTGCAGAGttctcaaaaatatagattgcaaaatgtcaacggaagtatcattgtaaactattatattacggtgattgtctatatgtagaaataatcagatgtcgaaaaactttgatttaaatattcatttatggtgtgccttttcaaaagaatgcaatgtttacaaaacatatcatatagaggtcaaatacctcgcaatgaaatcgatgaatgacgtgttcgtccatatggatttggagcgatcgtcacatatattAACCCTTTCAGTTCACGTAATTAATCAATTTTCATAAACGTTCAATTAATCAACCGTTAATCGATCAAGACAACTCCGCAGCGAAGCGTGGGTTTCTAATCCTCGTTATAGCTATTCAGAATGAACTTGTGTTTCCCTTAAATATTCGCAACCGTCAACTACTAGATTACCATCCAAGTTTTCTTCATGATTGTAAAAGTTACGCGACAAGTTACCAACAACATTCATAAATTATGTAATAAATAATTCAAATTTAGTTAATTATATCAAATACACTTGACAAAAAGTTAAAATTCCACTGTTTGAGGTAGTTGGCCAAATTCAGTGCAACATGCTACTTTGAATCCACAAATTACGTCATTAGAGTACTAGTATCGGTTCCGTGTTTCACCCGTCCTTCACCTCCGCCCTTCAAGGACCCCAATATTAGCAACTAGTCCTTGCTTAGCCCATGATCACTAGTGCTCCAAAATGTCGTTGGATGATAAAATCGATCACGGAAGCCATGCAATGTATTTGTTGTGCATAatgcatttttacttgtacatgtaAATAGTTAATTAATTTAGTGGTCATGGATGTTAGCAGTTAGTGATTGGTTAGTAATGGTTAGAAGGTGATGATGTGACGCATGAGACTACGTCATGGTTATAGTGGCCTTATAGCATGTACAAGTTATGGCTTCTATACAGAAATTGGCCGTCCAATTGTATTTACCAAAACACACCAGCATCagcattaattatatattatatataaaattaaaattgaACTAAATAGAATATAGAATATATAATAAGTATTAAGTAATAGGGGCTAATTATCACATAAGTGAGTGACTTTGATGCCAAAAAACTTCAGTTTTAGATCTACTTCAAAAGCAGTTCTTCTAACTGAACCCTAATTTCGTATTCATATAGGCGTTTTATAGAAAGAGTTACGTTAACAATAagtaatcatataataataatagcgAACACAGTTAATAATGAAGCTTTAAGGTTACCTTTGAATGATGATATGATGACATCGTTGTATTACAAAATCGTCGCCGCATTGAATTAATTCAAAAGTTAGGGGTTCAAGTCTCCCTCTCACTTGGTAAGACCCTAACCTTCTAATatggaggtcaagggttcgattccTGTCATTCACAAAGTTATTCTCCCTCATGGCCACGGAGGTTCGCATGCAATGACTCCGGACTGCTCGCAAAGCGTGTAATCGCCCTGGGATtagtaagttaaaaatatagttggaTACCCaggttaataaataaataaaaaaactccCTCTCccttaagtgtgtgagatttaaaATAGTGAGTTTTACCTTGTACACAAAATCTAAAACAGAAAAAAATCCTCAAAAAAATTGGTATAAATAAACCAACTCAAAATCTGACAAGACTCAAGTTAGTGTTTAAATTGCAGTGAGTTGGCTCAATAAACATCTCATTAAGCTTCATCAAGTAGCCAAATCTAACCATACCAAAGTTAAACTTGCCCTACATTCAGACAATTGTGCCATGTTTGGTACATCAACAGCTAATCTGTCATGTTTATGCCCTACATTCCTCTGAATACACAAATTCCCACAAGagtttaataaaaataatgtaaataagtAAATAACCACCATAGCACCACCAATTGCCGCCTTGATCGCATCTCGCTCTTCCAATATTGATTACAATATAGTTCCCGATAACAGGCACAATCTTGAACATCTTTGTTGTGTACAATTTCAGAACAAATCATATTACTTTTTACGTATCAACAACAAATCAATCTAACAatgcgatttcaaaaagaccaTCTCAAGAACGACCACCCCATTTCCACCTTCGCCCAGCTTCCTCAAGAACCTTAGTCCGAGCTTGACCCTTTTTAGCTTCGTCTTCTATCCATGATCTGCACCAGTAGTAACTATAATCATAAAGCATCTAACCAGAGGTGGTAATTTCAACCCAATCTATTTATAAGGTATCAATTCAGGTCATGTTTTATCTATCGCTACCAATAGATATTTTTTTAGCCATCTCATTGCAAAATAGTAGATCATTATAGTAATAGGTTTGGTTTtggtaatgaaaaaaaaaaaagattatttaAGTTTTCTTGGAAAAAAAGTATCCATAGGTATAACCATAATCTAGCATGACCAACCCAAATACTTCGTTTTGACCGTGTTGCATAACTCGGAATTACTCGccggtcaaactcggtcaaaactAAGGATTACTCGGAATATCGGTCAAAACTCGAGATTACTTGGAAAatcggtcaaaattggtcaaaagtGGGCcaaaaattggtcaaagtcaaacttagtcaacatccgagtactccccgagttgccgAGTACATACTAAAAAGTCCCACCACCGAGTACTCCTCGAGTAGAGATTTTTGCAACCTTGTTTTGACCTACCACCCAACCCACCTACAAACCAATTTTGTCATCAAACAAACAGCTTTTAATATTTATCGACTTTAAAACGAAGGAAGACACGTCTCAGAAAGTTCGACGTATTTACCTAAGTATACGAAGGGCTTCTAATTCAGCTTCGAGTATTGACTTTGAATCAAGAACTTTTTCATACTTGACTTCTAATTCAGCGACAACACTACGGATTTTATGTTGCTCGTCTACATAGTCAGCTCGTTCGTACGCAAGTTTTTCGTTCATTTCTTCTACTTCTTCCTTCAAGCTTAAAAGTAACTGTTTTTGACAGTCTAAAGCTGCTTTTTCCTTCAAATAAACATCAACATAATTATCTTTTTCAATCTTTTGCTGTTCCAAATCTTTAAGCGCTTCAAGATAAGCCGCTTCAACCTCCAGAAAACGACTATTTTCATCCGCTAGTTTTTTCTCCCAAAACCTCTTTATGTCGCCTCTTTCAAGAAGTTCGAATTTGATCTCTTTCATTGCAAACTCCCTTGAAGAATTCTCAGCTTCTAGCTTTGAAAACTCGGTGCGAATATATTCGGTCATTCTACCACTCGTGAGTGCCACTGCAGCTTGTGCCTTGGTGCATGGTTTCCCGGGCTGAAACCGCTTTACCTGACCTGATATGCATTCCGGTATATCAAATTACGTAATTGCCCATGTGTGTTAAAAGTGTGAACTAGCCGTGCAAAAATACCTAGCTTAACAAGGCCTCGCCTAATCTTAAGATGGCTTAAGCCCAAAGTTGAAAAAGGCACGAGATGGAGACGAGTCGGTCAGGAGCTTGaaaggtcgagacggacgttgaccaattATAATGTGTTCATAATTTAACTTTAAGGGATAGGGATACTAAGTAAGTCGGCTTTTCCCAACTATTTTTTAAATGGGCTTAGAATGTCTAAACAAAAAGTCGGACTTTTGACCGATGTTGAATGACTTTGACCTAACTTTCAGTGTTGATCGACTAAATAGACGCTTTTGAGTGAGctatgtgagagagagagagagagagagagagagagagagagagagagagagagaccaaAAATTTTTCTCATTATGCTTCTATCATTAGCTCGCAAGTCCGTAAAAAGCACCGCCAATACATCTGACCTGAGCTCCCTTGCATCCAGAAAACCTATTTTGTTTCTTAACATCTGGACTGTATAAATGTTAGTTCATATAGATACAACCGATCACACATGTCATTCATGTTGATTAGCAACAAATTAACTTTAACTTTATAATCCTACCTCTTCATTTAGTCCCGGCATTACGTCGTACTCTAAATTGGCTCTCCAAGAAATAAGATCCTCCCTTGAAATCAATCTATAAACCAGATATATTTATGTAAAAAGTAATAAACTAATAATACTTAAAGAATGTAAACTCATATGCAAAATGCTTGACATACCTCTCGGGATAAAAGCTCTGTGAACCGTACACATCAGACAACTTGCTCGGAAAAACACCAGCCTCAGCCAGGGCTAAAATACGTACAATCAGAACATGATAAACAGTTTTCGTATTAACATATTTAACGTCAATTTCGATCTTACCTTGAATGTACTCAAAATCAGGATCTTCACCGCTAACGTCATCAAAAGCTTTAAATGTAGATCCAGCAAGTGCGACAGATGGGACTATTCTTTTCCTTGGATTCCTGAAACGTCAGAAGAAAATCACGAAGAACTACATatgtaatctatctatctatctatgatAATAACTAAAGGCTGGTAACTTCAACCCATATACTTAAGAATAGTTGATTAAGGTTATGTATTATTTATAACTACATAACAGATCATAtaggaaatataaaaataaaaaaccaAATATATAATAGCTCAAATGGGTCAGGACTCGAGGGTGGCCGAAAGTGTAATTGTAAAGCATATAAACCCCACTTATTATCTAACTCAATAAAACTATATCATCACTGAAATAACGTACACATAACTTTTTATTGTGTTTGACAAATTGATTATAATCAAAGATATTTCAAAACTTGCACAAAGAGAACCAACTCCTACCAAAGGGTTACCCATTATGACCTGTTGCCCGACATTCACAACTATACAACACATCCATTTTGTCACGTATACTCATGATAATTAACCCAAATGAATGCACAAGTTGCTACCTTTCAAGTCGTGAGTTAACCAGAACCAACCATCTTGCATATTCTCTCCTAGTACACAATTCATCTGCCATGATTTCATCTTCAACGATCTGTATACCTTAACAACAACACATTATTAAAGCAACCCTTAAAGCAGAACCTAAACAACAAGAATTATCATAAACCAAGGTACAAAATATTGTTTGCAACACAATACCTTCAAATTCTTTAACCACAATAAAGCCTCTTGTTGAGTAGCATCAGCAGAAACCGTAACAACAACCCTTCCAGGCTTTCCTTCCCTCTTAACATTATCAATTACTTTAAGATAAACAAATAATTAGTTCGTCATTCGGTCAAAAACTTACAACTTGTTTGCACTTCCTATAAAATGAACAAATAGCTAACGTTACAGAATACCTTCTTCAGCTGTCACACCAGCTTCAACATGATCATTTTCAATCAATGGCTCATTGACAACTTCACCCACCTTCAATAATTCTTTAGAATCCAACAATTTTTTATCAACGTACACATGAAACGGACTATTAATTCGCAAAACATAACCTGAAAAAAGAATCACAATACATTCTAAGCAAATCCAATTTCCAATTCATTGCATCACACAACATATATGTATAATCTACCTTTTCTTGATAGAGTAAAATGAGCAAAAACAGCAAGTAAAGCCACAAATGAGGTCCCAATACCAAACAACATCAATGCAGGTAACCCTGATACATAAAAAGATAAAATACCAAACAAAAATTTTCAATTTTTATCATAAATCAAATCATTATTTACTAAATATATAAATGTAACATATAACAGAATTATAAAGTTGATACCTTTTTTAGGTTTTTTGGGGCTGATAGTTTCTTCCATTATTGCCCAACCATTATAGTCATCAACATCATTCCGATCTGAAGGAACCCAAGATAACTCGAGCTTATTTTTTGTAATTGAAGCAGATATAGAGATTAACTTCTTTTTTCTAGGGTTTGTAGGGTTGAATATAGTTTCATGGGTTGAAATTGGAAATGAATTTGAGAATTTGAGAAACAGGTGATTTCTACGAGGAAGATGAAGTGGGAAAATGGTGGAAATTGAGGATGATGAACACATTTAGTTGTGTAATTTTATCTGAGAAAAATTAGGGGGTTTTGGATGATGAAGGATCAAAGAAATAGGGTTTTAGATTCGAGTATTTGATTTCAACAATGTGTTGAAGGATTTGAGTCAGTACTGAGTCGACTCTCTATTTTCTTGGGCTTTTATCCTGTTCTTTATCTTTATTATGAGTTTATGACGCAGTAGTATAAGCCTATTAAGGAGTAAGAAAAAACTTTGGAATATTACTTTCACATCCAACTAATTTTTATTCATACACAATTAGATATCTGTTATAAaatatgttataaaatatctagattgaatgttaattttattattattatatttcttgcatagtaatattttatactataaatagacatgtatggtaaccatttaaggtgcatcatttctcttgaaatatcaatatcaatatttcttctctccttcttctctctttttctctctttgttcttataaccattaaaggtagttataagcctactgaattataacacgttatcagcacgaaaagcttagtgtaattaaaagatatctcaaacgatcacgaatcactaatcaaggtatgaaattattaataattttcagactcgaatatatcaaattttggactactaacatttatatttattttatttaagttatatatggtcggttataccacctgaattatatttctgtaatctaacttttactaacttcactaacatttatatttatgttatttaagttatatatggtcggttataccacctgaattatatttctgaaatctaacttttactaacttcactaacatttatatttatgttatttaagttatatatggtcggttataccacctgaattatattttctgtaatctaactcttattaacttcactaacatttatatttatgttaataagacctcatgattgtacgcaacacgtcatttgacaacacggtactttatgtacgcaacacgtcatttgacaacacggtaccatgggtcgagattaattccgatcaatacgaatacgacggggtctttatatgttatctaacatttatgattacttatgcaattaatcattatttatttcatgcatactaatgtttattcttaaatttataattttaaaagttaaaataaaaaaatagtttgtatttttattaaaagtaaatcttaaaagttaaaataagaaaaagtagtttgtacttttattaaaagtaaatcttaaaagttaaaatacaaaaagtagtttgtatttttattaaaagtaaatcttaaaagttaaaataagaaaaagtagtttgtatttttattaaaagtatatcttaaaagttaaagtaagaaaaaaaggggatggtaaaatggaatagttttttgccaaaaatgaagtattgaaaatgaagtggtctccttctataactaaaaaaaaatatatacttttatcaaatgaatttttttgtggccgacaatttcaaacacgagtccgtgtttagtttatcaagaatatctcttgctttggtgaaaggtcacgatcacgatatcaggtgttgtgaaagaattaaaaaattggtcaagtggccttttaaaaactagaaaaaaaatttaaacaaaaagttttttttatatatttataatttacgggtaacgtaaaaaaaaggaagttttttttaaaaaaaaaataacaaagaaagtgtttaaatgagttttacagaaagggggaaagcaaagtaaaaaaaaaaacttttttcaaaacaaaggtaaatgaaagtaggacttaatacaagaaaaaagtaaacatctcctagacgtgataaaatctatcaatgataagtattagacttgatgagctaaatgtgacaaaaatgtttcaacatgtcttatgttaattttctaaaataagttattattattccgagtttaacacatatacatatgttaattaaaaacaacctttttgttcttatgtagtgttgggttgcaattttggttgtatgccataattctatccagtagagtgacaatagaaaacttttgatgataatcaataaaaaacttttttccaaacttgtcaaatgttttgttaaaaacgtgaccgttgaaaaaaggaggttgaataataaaacttaaaaaacaaattatttttttaagagtgtgcatcaaaatgacccgtttaataatggggagtaaaaatatagtcaaattgtttcaacgaacaagggttcaattggatgtctcttaaaaaaaatccgcgggtacgggtgatggatccaatggatccgcatccacgacccgcgggtgctatccctaattgtgacaagtacaaatcaactaaaagtctaaaaaataaatgctcttatagggaccaaatgttcacaataattgcctaagctagatatgaaacaaatagttcataaaaaaaaaaaaaaaaaaggtcgttgtgcgttttcgggatgatagccgaaatacacttacaaaagtaggtcagccgtcaattctttatggccatatcaacgtagatcaataaaatcatttatggttttgataaaagattaattaaaaattaattgttttttggtcttggattctcagtaacaaaagcaaaggttgtttttggttgccacaacaaacaagacagaggttgttgacttttgttgttaaacatggcacaagtgaacaataacaatagattatt comes from Rutidosis leptorrhynchoides isolate AG116_Rl617_1_P2 chromosome 4, CSIRO_AGI_Rlap_v1, whole genome shotgun sequence and encodes:
- the LOC139840073 gene encoding uncharacterized protein, which encodes MCSSSSISTIFPLHLPRRNHLFLKFSNSFPISTHETIFNPTNPRKKKLISISASITKNKLELSWVPSDRNDVDDYNGWAIMEETISPKKPKKGLPALMLFGIGTSFVALLAVFAHFTLSRKGYVLRINSPFHVYVDKKLLDSKELLKVGEVVNEPLIENDHVEAGVTAEEVIDNVKREGKPGRVVVTVSADATQQEALLWLKNLKIVEDEIMADELCTRREYARWLVLVNSRLERNPRKRIVPSVALAGSTFKAFDDVSGEDPDFEYIQALAEAGVFPSKLSDVYGSQSFYPERLISREDLISWRANLEYDVMPGLNEEMLRNKIGFLDARELRSDVLAVLFTDLRANDRSIMRKIFGQVKRFQPGKPCTKAQAAVALTSGRMTEYIRTEFSKLEAENSSREFAMKEIKFELLERGDIKRFWEKKLADENSRFLEVEAAYLEALKDLEQQKIEKDNYVDVYLKEKAALDCQKQLLLSLKEEVEEMNEKLAYERADYVDEQHKIRSVVAELEVKYEKVLDSKSILEAELEALRILRSWIEDEAKKGQARTKVLEEAGRRWKWGGRS